The Halorussus gelatinilyticus genome contains the following window.
TCGCGGTCACGTCGTCGGGAATCGCCGACCCGAGGTCGGTTCCGTACACCGCCCGGACCCCGCCTTCGAGCAGGCCGAGCGTGTTGACCGTCCCGACCCGGAATCGGAACTTCCGGTCCACGAGGCTGGCTATCGACCGGAACACCGCCTTATCGACGTGTTTGACCATGCTGGCGAGGATGACGTCGCTGTACTCGGGAACGCTGCGCGACTGGTCGTTGTCCACGCCGATGGCGAAGCGTCCGGCCTTCTGGGCCGCCCGGAACACCCCGATACCGCTGCCGCCGGCGGCGTGGTAGACGATGTCCGCGCCGTCGGCGTACATCTCGCTGGCGAGTCGCTCGCCGGCGTCGGGGTCGGCGAAGGACCCAGCGTACGCCGACGTGACCTCAATGTCGTCGCCGGCGCGGGCCACGCCCGCCCGGTATCCGGCCTCGAACTTGCGGATGAGCGGCACGTCCACGCCGCCGACGAACCCGACCGTGCGGTCGCCGGTCGTCCGGCCGGCCCCGGCGGCGAACTCCCGCCGAGTGACGAGTCCGGCGAGGAGACCGACCTGGAACGACCCCTGATGCTCCGCGAACGTGTAGTTGGCCACGTTCGGGAGGAGCGCCCCGCTCTCGTCGGTGGCGACGCCGTCCACGAGGAGGAACTGCTGGTCGGGGAACTCCGTCGCGTTCGAGACGATGCCGGCGGCCTGCGCGAAGCCGATACCGCAGACGAGGTCCTTCGGCGGGTCCGTCGCCGACGCGAACTCCCGCTGGAGCTTCGGAATCTGCTCCGACGAGGAGGGTTCGGCGTTCTCGAAGCTGATGCCGAACTCCTTGCGGGCCTTCTTCGCCCCCGCGTGGGCCATGTCGTTGAACGAGTTGTCGCCGAGACCGCCGAGCGCGTAGACCATCCCGATGCGGGCGTCCCCGTTCTCGGCGCGTTGGGTCGTCGTCCACCGCGTCGTCGTCTCGGCCGGCGCGCCGGTCGCCGCGTCGGAGGGAGTCGTCCGTTCGTCGGAGTTCCCGCCGGAACAGCCCGCGAGTCCGGCGGTGGCGAGCGCGCTCGCCATCCCGCCGAGGAGTCGCCGCCGCGAGACCGACCCGGTCGGCCGCGTCGCGTCGCCCTCGCTCATTTCGGCGTCACCTTCCGGCCGGCGTCGCTTTCGGGGGCGGTCCGCCCGCCGTCCTCGAAGTCGAACTGTTCGAGCAGGTCGCTGAGTCGCTCGGCGCGGTCCGCGAGGTCTTTAACGCCGTTCGAAACCTCGGTCAGCGAGGCGGTCTGCTCCTCGGCGGCCGCCGAGACCGTCTCGGCCTGCGCGGTCGTCTCCTCGCTCACGCTGGAGACGTCCTCGACCGTCGTGACGACCTGCTGGACCGAGTCGGCCTGACTCTCGGTCGCTCGGCTTATCTCGTGGATGCTGTCGTTGGTCTCGGACACGTCCTCCACGAGTTGTTCGAGCGCTTCGAGCGCCGTCTCGACGGTCTCGGTGCCGTCCGAGACGCTGGTCCGGGTCTCGTGCATCTCCTCGACCGTCGTCTCGGTCTGGTCGCGGACCCGCTCGATGGAATCGCCGATTTCGTCGGTGGCCGACTGGGTCTGCTCGGCGAGGTTCTTGACCTCCTCGGCGACGACCGCGAAGCCCTGCCCGGCCTCCCCGGCGCGGGCCGCCTCGATGGAGGCGTTGAGCGCGAGGACGTGGGTCTGCTCGGCGATGTCGGTCACGAAGCCGACGACCTCTTCGATGTCGCCGACCTCCTCGCGGAGGCGCTCGACCGACTCGGCCGTCCGCTCGGTCCGTTCCTCGATGCTGTCGAGTTCCTCGATGGCGTCTTCGGCGGCGTGCTGGCCCTCCTGGCCCTCTTCGGCGGCCTGCTCGACGCGTTGGGCGACGGTCTCGGTCGAGGAAGCGACCTCCTCGACGGTCGCCGAGAGGTCGCTCATCTCCTCGCTGGCCCGCTGGAGGCTACGGTTCTGCTCGACCGCGCCGTCCGATATCTCTTGGACGGACTCGCTGACCTCCTCGCTCGCGCGCTCGACCTCCGCGAGGCTGTCGGTCGCCTGCTCGCTCTCGCCCGCGACTTCGCGGCTGAACGATCTGACTTCCAGCATCGCGTCGGTCAACTCGTCCATCATGCGGTTGTACGCCGAGGCGATGCGCGCCATCGCGTCGCTCTCGGCGTCGGCGTCCATCCGCCGCGAGAGGTCGCCGTCGGCGGCCTCCTGCATCACGTCGCTGTAACTGTCGGCCTTCCGTTCGAGGTGGCCGTTGAGCGTCTCGGCCCGCTCCTTGGCTTCTTGGGCCTCGCGGCGCTCCCGCTCGGCGACCTGCTGGGCCTCTTGGGCCTCCTCGCGGGCGGACTCGGCCGCCCGAATCTTCTCGGCGAGCGAATCGCGCATGCTCGCGAACGCCTCGTAGAGTTGGCCGAGTTCGTCGATGCGACCGCTCCGGAGTTCGGTGTCGAGGTCGCCGCGCTCTATCTCCTCGGCCTTCGAGGTGAGTTCGTTCAGCGTCGCGGTCGTCCGGCGCTCGAAGACGACCGAGACCACGCCGAGCGCGAGGAGCGCCGCCAGAATCGTCGTCAGGAGACTGGTCCCGACTCGGTCGCGCATCGCGAACGCGCTCGCCTTCGGGGCGTACGAGACGACGACCCAGTTCGCGCCCGCGACCGACTTGTGATTGGCGACGAAGTCGCTGGTGGTCACGAGACCGTCGTTCGCGCCCGACCCGACGATGGCGTCCCCGGCGAGTTTGCCGTCCAGTTGGGCGTCGCCGGTGTTGAACACCTCGTCGCCGTTGGCGTTGTACACCACCGTTTCGCCGTCCTTGACCGGCTGGTGGAGGCCGTTGACCTGCGCGGAGATGTTCACCGTCAGGACGACCGCGCGGTCGGGCTTGTCCGGGACGGGACTCACGAACGCGACCACGCGAGCGTCGCTCCCGGACGCGTCGTAGGGCCGACTCGAAACGAACACGTCGCGCGGTCGTTCGAGGGCCGCCGCACGGTCGTCGGTCGCCCACGGCACGCCGCTCTCCCGGAGGTCGGTGCCCGCGGCGTCTTCGTTCGAACTGACGACGACGTTCCACGACGTGCTGTTGACGAAGTGAACCGCCTCAACGTCGTCGGGGAGCGACGGTTCTTGGGCTTCGAGGTAGTAGCTCACGCCGCGCCGGTTGTAGGTGCGAAACGCTTGGGCCTGCGAGAGCGTGCGGGTCAGCGTCCGCTTGCTCTGGACCCACTCGCCGAGGCTACCGGCTTGCAGTTCGGCCGTCGACGTGACGCGGTTCTTCACGTCCGATTCCAGCGCGTCCTGCGTGGAGGCGTAGTTGTACGCGCCCACGCTGCTCGTGACGAGCATCACGACGAGGACGACGCCGAAGAACTTCGCCGCGAACGTCCGTCGGAGGACGTTCGGTATCGCTCCGGTCGGGAGACGGTCGTCGAACCGGGAGAACAGACCTTTCGACGACTCCCCCGTCGAGTCGGGTGGTTGTTTAGACATATTCGTTGGGGAACGCGACGTACCCTTAATAACTTCGACCAAAATCAGATTTGATATTTGTGCGTTAGGGATCTGACCTTCAGGGGATAAAATTTATCCGTCACGTGGCTCCGCGTCGGGCGCGAAGTTCCCGAGCAACCTATCGCCGAACACCAGCACCAGCGTCGCCCCCAGCACGTCGAACACGAGGTCCAACAGCGTGTCCTGCGCGCTATAGGACACCAGAATCGGCTCGATACCGAGGCGACGCGACACCGCGTGGATGACGTACTCCAGTAGTTCCCAGAACAGTCCGGCCACCACGACGACGGCGAAGACGCGCGGCGCGGGGTCGCGCCCCCGGCGGTCCGCTGCGGCGTGGACGAACCCGGCCAGAATCGTGGTCGAGAGCGTGTGCGTCACGTGGTCCCACCACCACGTATCGTCGTAGGGGCCGAGCATCCCGACCGCGTGGGCCAGCATCGCTCCTCCGGCGTAGACGCGCTGCCACGCCCGGAACTCCACGTCGAAGAGGCGTTCGACCGCGTCGGGGAGGTAGGTCCCCGTGAACGCGAAGACCGCGTTGACGACGGCTCCGGGGTTCCGACGCCGGACTCCCTCGCCGAACACCGTGACGATGCCGCATCTGATGGCGCTCTCGACGACACTGCCGAGGGTCGTCCCTGAACTCCGACTCATGCGTGTTGGTGGAGTATAGGTCGCGGAACCCGGAAATACTGTTCGTCTCTCCGGAAGAGTGATTTCGAGATGGTACGTTCGGAGACTGCGAACCGGAAGTCGACATCGCGAATCGCACGGCAGCACCGCGACAGCGACGCGAACCGCTCCGATGCCGACAAAAAGGAGTCCCCCGCACCGCCCCGCACCGCGACCGCGCCTCGTCCACCCCGACCGCCCGCGTTG
Protein-coding sequences here:
- a CDS encoding methyl-accepting chemotaxis protein, giving the protein MSKQPPDSTGESSKGLFSRFDDRLPTGAIPNVLRRTFAAKFFGVVLVVMLVTSSVGAYNYASTQDALESDVKNRVTSTAELQAGSLGEWVQSKRTLTRTLSQAQAFRTYNRRGVSYYLEAQEPSLPDDVEAVHFVNSTSWNVVVSSNEDAAGTDLRESGVPWATDDRAAALERPRDVFVSSRPYDASGSDARVVAFVSPVPDKPDRAVVLTVNISAQVNGLHQPVKDGETVVYNANGDEVFNTGDAQLDGKLAGDAIVGSGANDGLVTTSDFVANHKSVAGANWVVVSYAPKASAFAMRDRVGTSLLTTILAALLALGVVSVVFERRTTATLNELTSKAEEIERGDLDTELRSGRIDELGQLYEAFASMRDSLAEKIRAAESAREEAQEAQQVAERERREAQEAKERAETLNGHLERKADSYSDVMQEAADGDLSRRMDADAESDAMARIASAYNRMMDELTDAMLEVRSFSREVAGESEQATDSLAEVERASEEVSESVQEISDGAVEQNRSLQRASEEMSDLSATVEEVASSTETVAQRVEQAAEEGQEGQHAAEDAIEELDSIEERTERTAESVERLREEVGDIEEVVGFVTDIAEQTHVLALNASIEAARAGEAGQGFAVVAEEVKNLAEQTQSATDEIGDSIERVRDQTETTVEEMHETRTSVSDGTETVETALEALEQLVEDVSETNDSIHEISRATESQADSVQQVVTTVEDVSSVSEETTAQAETVSAAAEEQTASLTEVSNGVKDLADRAERLSDLLEQFDFEDGGRTAPESDAGRKVTPK
- a CDS encoding BMP family lipoprotein → MSEGDATRPTGSVSRRRLLGGMASALATAGLAGCSGGNSDERTTPSDAATGAPAETTTRWTTTQRAENGDARIGMVYALGGLGDNSFNDMAHAGAKKARKEFGISFENAEPSSSEQIPKLQREFASATDPPKDLVCGIGFAQAAGIVSNATEFPDQQFLLVDGVATDESGALLPNVANYTFAEHQGSFQVGLLAGLVTRREFAAGAGRTTGDRTVGFVGGVDVPLIRKFEAGYRAGVARAGDDIEVTSAYAGSFADPDAGERLASEMYADGADIVYHAAGGSGIGVFRAAQKAGRFAIGVDNDQSRSVPEYSDVILASMVKHVDKAVFRSIASLVDRKFRFRVGTVNTLGLLEGGVRAVYGTDLGSAIPDDVTAKLDASRRAIIKNEIKVPTTLS